A window of the Aerosakkonema funiforme FACHB-1375 genome harbors these coding sequences:
- the rpsD gene encoding 30S ribosomal protein S4, with translation MSRYRGPRLRVVRRLGDLPGLTRKSPRRAYPPGQHGQNRKKRSEYAIRLEEKQKLRFNYGLTETQLLRYVRRARRVTGSTGQVLLQLLEMRLDNTVFRMGMAPTIPAARQLVNHGHITVNGRVVNIPSYSCRPGETIGVRDREKSRKLVEANLQYPGLANLPSHLEFDKNKLVGKVNGLVEREWVALQINELLVVEYYSRQA, from the coding sequence ATGTCGCGATACAGAGGCCCACGCCTCAGAGTTGTTCGTCGCTTGGGAGACTTACCCGGCTTAACTCGGAAGTCGCCAAGACGTGCTTATCCACCCGGTCAGCACGGTCAGAACCGCAAGAAGCGTTCTGAATATGCTATTCGTTTAGAAGAAAAGCAAAAGCTTCGCTTTAACTATGGTTTAACCGAAACCCAGCTGCTGCGCTACGTCCGCAGAGCCCGTCGCGTTACCGGTTCCACCGGACAGGTGCTGTTGCAGTTGCTGGAAATGCGCCTGGATAATACGGTGTTCCGTATGGGTATGGCTCCCACCATCCCAGCAGCCCGCCAGCTGGTAAATCACGGTCACATCACAGTGAACGGTCGCGTAGTCAACATTCCCAGCTACAGTTGCAGACCCGGAGAAACGATCGGTGTCAGAGACAGGGAAAAATCCCGCAAGCTGGTGGAAGCTAACCTGCAATACCCCGGTTTGGCAAACCTACCCAGCCATTTGGAGTTTGATAAAAACAAGCTTGTTGGCAAAGTTAACGGTCTGGTCGAACGCGAATGGGTGGCGCTACAAATCAACGAGCTGCTGGTGGTTGAATACTACTCGCGGCAAGCCTAA